Proteins found in one Fusobacterium sp. DD2 genomic segment:
- the thiS gene encoding sulfur carrier protein ThiS, producing the protein MNIKLNGEKYEIEGTEITVEKLLERLSKENNLKLGGAVVLVNDEVIKKNDWKVQKIANDYVVEVLSFVSGG; encoded by the coding sequence ATGAATATAAAACTAAATGGAGAAAAATATGAAATTGAAGGAACAGAGATTACTGTAGAAAAACTTCTTGAAAGATTATCCAAAGAAAATAATCTAAAATTAGGTGGAGCAGTAGTCTTAGTAAATGATGAAGTAATCAAAAAAAATGACTGGAAAGTCCAAAAAATAGCCAATGATTATGTCGTAGAAGTTCTAAGTTTCGTTTCAGGTGGATAA
- the thiC gene encoding phosphomethylpyrimidine synthase ThiC has protein sequence MYSTQMEAAKKGIFTREMEIVARDEKMDKDLLMKRIAEGSVIIPGNKNHKNIYPRAIGTGTKTKVNVNLGVSEDSCDYMGEMVKVKKAIEYGADAIMDLSTFGDTKKFRQELVEISPVMLGTVPMYDAVAKLGKNIKDMTVDDLFSVVEQHCEDGIDFLTIHAGFNKTCVERLKNSKRLTKVVSRGGSILFQWMVLNDKENPFYEHYDRLLDICQKYDVTLSLGDGLRPGSIHDSTDGPQIQELLILGELTKRAWEKNVQVMIEGPGHIPMHEIVTNMQLEKKLCHNAPFYVLGPLVTDVAPGYDHITAAIGGAIAASAGADFLCYVTPAEHLRLPTLEDMKEGIMASRIAGHAADIAKGLNGARDWDNKMSKYRGELNWEGMFETCLDPEKAREYRKSSMPIEEKVCTMCGDLCPMKRCNEMI, from the coding sequence ATGTATAGTACTCAAATGGAAGCAGCAAAAAAAGGGATATTTACAAGAGAGATGGAGATTGTAGCTAGGGATGAAAAAATGGACAAGGATCTCTTAATGAAAAGAATAGCTGAAGGTTCAGTTATAATTCCTGGAAACAAAAATCATAAAAACATTTATCCAAGAGCAATAGGAACAGGAACTAAAACAAAAGTAAATGTAAACTTAGGGGTATCAGAAGATAGCTGTGACTATATGGGGGAAATGGTAAAAGTTAAAAAAGCAATTGAATACGGTGCAGATGCAATAATGGATTTAAGTACATTTGGTGATACAAAAAAATTCAGACAGGAGCTAGTTGAGATTTCACCAGTTATGCTAGGAACAGTTCCTATGTATGACGCAGTTGCAAAACTTGGGAAAAATATTAAAGATATGACAGTGGATGATCTTTTTAGCGTAGTAGAACAACACTGTGAAGATGGAATAGATTTCTTAACAATACATGCAGGATTTAATAAAACATGTGTTGAAAGATTAAAAAATAGTAAAAGATTAACTAAAGTTGTAAGTAGAGGAGGATCAATACTATTCCAATGGATGGTATTAAATGATAAAGAAAATCCTTTCTATGAGCACTATGATAGATTACTTGATATATGCCAAAAATATGACGTAACTCTAAGTTTAGGAGATGGATTAAGACCTGGAAGTATTCATGACTCAACAGATGGTCCTCAAATTCAAGAGTTATTAATATTAGGAGAACTTACAAAAAGAGCTTGGGAAAAAAATGTACAAGTTATGATTGAAGGACCTGGACACATTCCTATGCATGAGATAGTTACAAATATGCAACTTGAGAAAAAATTATGCCATAATGCACCTTTCTATGTATTAGGACCTTTAGTAACAGACGTTGCACCAGGATATGATCATATTACTGCTGCAATTGGTGGAGCAATAGCTGCATCAGCAGGAGCAGATTTCCTTTGTTATGTAACACCAGCTGAACACTTAAGACTTCCAACTTTAGAAGATATGAAAGAAGGGATAATGGCATCAAGAATAGCTGGACATGCTGCAGATATTGCAAAAGGATTAAATGGAGCAAGAGATTGGGATAACAAGATGAGTAAATATAGAGGAGAACTTAACTGGGAAGGAATGTTTGAAACATGTTTAGATCCAGAGAAAGCAAGAGAATATAGAAAATCTTCTATGCCAATTGAAGAAAAAGTTTGCACTATGTGTGGAGACTTATGTCCTATGAAAAGATGTAATGAAATGATATAG
- a CDS encoding bifunctional dihydroorotate dehydrogenase B NAD binding subunit/NADPH-dependent glutamate synthase yields MFKILKKKWLTPLICSMEIEAKLLAKSAKPGQFLIVKADKKGERIPLTICDYNTERGSVVIVFQVVGKGTKKIAKYEEGEHLQDLVGPLGQASEFLDIPLEELKKKKYLFVAGGVGTAPIYPQVKWFKEHGIDADVIIGSRNRDTLIFKDEMSKVAKNLYICTDDGTFGKKGRVTDVIDDLINNRDKKYDHAVLIGPIMMMKFASLKCREYGIKNTVSLNPLMIDGTGMCGACRVTIDGKVKFACVDGPEFDGDKVDYDEALRRQNMYKTEEGKNILKIEDGETHHNDSCPIHDDIIDDSGRIPVREQEPNVRNKNFSEVSYGYNFEEAQKEAERCLNCKNPLCVKGCPVNIDIPSFIKEIKNGDLRKASDVISKYSTLPAICGRVCPQETQCEGKCVLGIKGQPVAIGKLERFVGDWAIENEIPVVIEEEKKEKIAVIGSGPAGLTAAGELAKMGYKVTVYEALHKLGGVLSYGIPEFRLPKDDIVDREINKLYEMGVTVKTDTIIGKTITVDELIDEQGFSAVFIGTGAGLPKFMNIPGENFNGVFSANEFLTRVNLMKANRPDYDTPITLGRKVFVVGGGNVAMDAARTAKRLGADTTIVYRRSESELPARKEEIIHAKEEGVKFDFLVNPVEIIGDENGWVKEVKCIKMKLGEPDERGRASVTKIPGSEFIMECDTVIMALGTSPNPLICETTEGLNANRWNGIEADDNGKTTRKEIFAGGDAVTGAATVILAMEAGKKAAFEIDKFIKEK; encoded by the coding sequence ATGTTTAAAATTTTAAAAAAGAAATGGTTAACTCCATTGATATGTAGCATGGAAATTGAGGCAAAACTACTTGCCAAATCAGCAAAACCTGGACAATTCCTTATAGTAAAAGCTGATAAAAAGGGTGAAAGAATTCCTTTGACAATATGTGATTACAATACTGAAAGAGGAAGCGTAGTTATTGTATTTCAAGTAGTTGGAAAAGGAACAAAAAAAATAGCTAAATATGAAGAAGGAGAACATCTTCAGGATTTAGTTGGACCTTTAGGTCAAGCAAGTGAGTTTTTAGATATACCACTGGAAGAATTAAAAAAGAAAAAATACCTTTTTGTTGCAGGTGGAGTTGGGACAGCACCTATATATCCACAAGTGAAATGGTTTAAAGAACATGGAATTGATGCAGATGTAATTATTGGATCAAGAAATAGAGATACTCTTATATTTAAAGATGAGATGAGTAAAGTTGCTAAAAATCTATATATCTGTACAGATGATGGAACTTTTGGAAAAAAGGGTAGAGTAACAGATGTTATAGATGACCTTATAAATAATAGAGATAAAAAGTATGATCATGCAGTGCTTATTGGACCAATAATGATGATGAAGTTTGCATCATTAAAATGTAGAGAGTATGGAATTAAAAATACTGTAAGTTTGAACCCACTTATGATAGATGGAACAGGAATGTGTGGAGCTTGTAGAGTTACTATTGATGGTAAGGTTAAATTTGCATGTGTGGATGGTCCAGAATTTGATGGAGATAAAGTTGATTATGATGAAGCTTTAAGAAGACAGAATATGTATAAGACTGAAGAAGGAAAAAATATACTAAAAATAGAAGATGGAGAGACACATCATAATGACAGCTGTCCAATTCATGATGATATAATTGATGACAGTGGAAGAATTCCTGTGAGAGAGCAGGAACCAAATGTAAGAAATAAAAACTTCTCAGAAGTTTCTTATGGTTATAACTTTGAAGAGGCACAAAAAGAAGCAGAAAGATGTTTAAATTGTAAAAATCCACTATGCGTTAAAGGATGTCCTGTAAATATAGATATACCATCTTTTATAAAAGAGATTAAAAATGGAGATCTTAGAAAAGCAAGTGATGTAATATCAAAATATTCAACTTTACCAGCAATTTGTGGAAGAGTTTGCCCACAGGAAACACAATGTGAAGGTAAATGTGTGTTAGGAATAAAAGGACAACCAGTTGCTATAGGAAAACTTGAAAGATTTGTAGGTGACTGGGCAATAGAAAATGAAATTCCAGTAGTAATTGAAGAAGAGAAAAAAGAAAAAATCGCTGTAATTGGAAGTGGACCTGCAGGGTTAACTGCAGCAGGAGAACTTGCAAAAATGGGATATAAAGTAACAGTATATGAAGCACTGCATAAATTAGGTGGAGTATTAAGTTACGGAATTCCAGAATTTAGACTTCCAAAGGATGATATAGTAGACAGAGAGATTAATAAATTATATGAAATGGGAGTAACTGTAAAAACAGATACTATTATTGGAAAGACAATAACAGTAGATGAACTAATAGATGAACAAGGTTTTTCTGCAGTATTTATTGGTACAGGAGCAGGACTACCTAAATTTATGAATATTCCAGGAGAAAACTTCAATGGAGTATTTTCTGCTAATGAATTTTTAACAAGAGTAAACCTGATGAAAGCTAATAGACCTGATTATGATACTCCAATTACACTTGGTAGAAAAGTGTTTGTTGTAGGTGGAGGGAACGTAGCAATGGATGCTGCAAGAACTGCAAAAAGATTAGGAGCTGATACAACAATAGTTTACAGAAGAAGTGAGAGTGAGCTTCCAGCAAGAAAAGAAGAGATAATCCACGCTAAAGAAGAGGGAGTTAAATTTGATTTTCTTGTAAACCCAGTTGAAATAATTGGTGATGAAAATGGTTGGGTAAAAGAGGTTAAATGTATAAAGATGAAACTTGGAGAACCTGACGAAAGAGGAAGAGCATCTGTAACTAAAATTCCTGGAAGTGAATTTATTATGGAATGTGATACAGTAATAATGGCACTTGGAACTTCTCCAAATCCACTTATATGTGAAACTACAGAAGGATTAAATGCAAATAGATGGAATGGCATCGAAGCTGATGACAATGGAAAAACAACTAGAAAAGAGATATTTGCAGGTGGAGATGCTGTAACTGGAGCTGCTACAGTGATACTGGCTATGGAAGCAGGGAAAAAAGCGGCTTTTGAAATAGATAAATTTATAAAAGAAAAATAA